From Streptosporangium album, the proteins below share one genomic window:
- a CDS encoding PH domain-containing protein codes for MSDHAEEQSDVTDRAAVAGRMSEHGGWSLGRDHVPLRPPANPVSRKAVALWLLEGVFWSVVLVGGSFFLTRWIDGARWSWLPVWMVDHIWWLPVLVAVLVVPGAIAEPFWRYAVHRWELSGDVVYARSGWIAREWTFVPVSRIQTVDKAQGTLERALGLATVEIRTASHAGSSTIKGLDYGVAAALAEGLARRSEELRDDAT; via the coding sequence GTGAGCGACCATGCGGAGGAGCAGAGCGATGTCACGGACAGGGCCGCGGTGGCAGGTCGCATGAGTGAGCACGGCGGGTGGAGCCTCGGCCGCGATCATGTTCCACTCCGTCCCCCCGCCAATCCGGTGTCCCGCAAGGCGGTCGCGTTGTGGCTGCTGGAAGGGGTGTTCTGGTCCGTCGTCCTGGTCGGTGGCTCCTTCTTCCTGACCCGATGGATCGACGGCGCCCGGTGGTCCTGGCTGCCCGTCTGGATGGTGGACCACATCTGGTGGCTGCCGGTCCTCGTGGCGGTGCTCGTCGTGCCGGGCGCGATCGCCGAGCCGTTCTGGCGCTATGCCGTGCACCGGTGGGAGCTCAGCGGTGACGTCGTCTACGCGCGTTCCGGATGGATCGCCAGGGAATGGACGTTCGTCCCCGTCAGCCGGATCCAGACGGTGGACAAGGCGCAGGGCACGCTGGAGCGGGCCCTGGGACTGGCCACGGTCGAGATCCGTACCGCCTCCCACGCGGGGTCGTCCACGATCAAGGGTCTCGACTACGGGGTCGCCGCCGCCCTGGCCGAGGGGCTCGCCCGGCGGTCCGAAGAGCTGAGGGACGACGCGACGTGA
- a CDS encoding ABC transporter permease, with protein sequence MTVPVPAPARRVGLAAGFRQTMTLTWRSLVQIKHNPMELLDLSAQPVMFLLLFTYVFGGAIAGNTEDYLQFALPGLVVQNALFATLTTAIGLNTDITKGVFDRLRSLPIARTAPLAGRIIADTAKQLWALFLFLGIGTILGFRIQTGVAGVLGAVALLLAFALAMSWMSVLIGLKAKDPEKVQIFAFSLMMPLTFTSNAFVPTNTMPGWLQVWVDVNPVTQLADAVRGLLIGGEVAGPAINSLLWAVGLVVVFAPLAIRAFRSRT encoded by the coding sequence ATGACCGTTCCGGTCCCGGCTCCGGCCAGGCGGGTCGGCCTGGCCGCGGGGTTCCGCCAGACGATGACGCTCACGTGGCGCAGCCTGGTGCAGATCAAGCACAACCCCATGGAACTGCTCGACCTGAGCGCGCAGCCGGTGATGTTCCTCCTGCTGTTCACCTACGTGTTCGGCGGCGCCATCGCCGGAAACACGGAGGACTACCTGCAGTTCGCGCTGCCCGGCCTGGTCGTGCAGAACGCGCTGTTCGCGACGTTGACCACGGCGATCGGTCTCAACACCGACATCACCAAGGGCGTCTTCGACCGGCTGCGCAGCCTGCCCATCGCCCGCACCGCACCGCTGGCGGGCAGGATCATCGCCGACACCGCCAAACAGCTCTGGGCGCTGTTCCTGTTCCTGGGGATCGGCACGATCCTGGGTTTCCGGATCCAGACCGGGGTGGCGGGTGTGCTGGGCGCGGTGGCGCTGCTGCTGGCCTTCGCACTGGCGATGTCCTGGATGTCGGTGCTCATCGGCCTGAAGGCGAAGGACCCGGAGAAGGTGCAGATCTTCGCGTTCTCGCTGATGATGCCGCTGACGTTCACCAGCAACGCGTTCGTGCCGACCAACACGATGCCCGGCTGGCTGCAGGTGTGGGTGGACGTCAACCCGGTGACGCAGCTCGCCGACGCCGTCCGCGGCTTGCTGATCGGCGGCGAGGTCGCCGGACCGGCGATCAACTCGCTGCTCTGGGCGGTCGGGCTGGTGGTCGTCTTCGCCCCGCTGGCGATCCGCGCCTTCCGCAGCCGGACCTAA
- a CDS encoding D-arabinono-1,4-lactone oxidase, with the protein MSEIFRNWAGNQSVTPAEVRAPSSTREVARAVRDAGASGRRVRMVGTGHSFTGVALTDGLLLRPDALTGIREVGDGWVTAAAGTPLSALNEELARMGLALANMGDITAQTLAGAIQTGTHGTGREIGGLADQVLGLELVLADGEVVTVSGGGTGKIRDGVGERDLFDAARVGLGALGVVTAVTFRVEPSFLLRSTRQPMPLTGILDSLDALTSENEHLDFFWLPHTDTCLTKRNNRSPGPADPPGAFRHWLDNRFLENTLFGALCGIGGRFPGAVPRLNAISAAALSASTHTDASYKIFTSVRDVRFLEMEYAIAREHLGQALRETRDLIERRDWKITFPIEVRVTPASDAWLSTAYGRDSAYVACHVYRPTPNPAYFEGVEEIMTRLGGRPHWGKLHTRDASYLATVYPRFGDFSALRDRLDPRRIFANDYLDTVLG; encoded by the coding sequence ATGAGCGAGATCTTCCGTAACTGGGCCGGGAACCAGTCCGTCACTCCGGCGGAGGTCCGCGCCCCCTCTTCGACCCGGGAGGTGGCGCGGGCCGTACGGGACGCCGGCGCCTCGGGACGCCGGGTCCGCATGGTCGGCACCGGCCACTCCTTCACCGGGGTGGCACTCACCGACGGCCTGCTGCTGCGGCCCGACGCGCTGACGGGGATCCGCGAGGTGGGCGACGGCTGGGTGACGGCGGCCGCGGGGACACCGCTCAGCGCACTCAACGAGGAGCTCGCCCGGATGGGCCTGGCCCTGGCGAACATGGGCGACATCACCGCCCAGACGCTGGCCGGAGCCATCCAGACCGGCACCCACGGCACCGGCAGGGAGATCGGCGGGCTGGCCGACCAGGTGCTCGGGCTGGAGCTGGTGCTCGCCGACGGCGAGGTCGTCACGGTGTCCGGCGGCGGCACGGGGAAGATCCGCGACGGGGTCGGCGAACGCGACCTGTTCGACGCGGCCCGGGTCGGCCTGGGCGCGCTCGGCGTGGTGACGGCCGTGACCTTCCGGGTGGAGCCGTCGTTCCTGCTGCGCAGCACCCGGCAGCCGATGCCGCTGACCGGGATCCTCGACTCGCTCGACGCGCTCACCTCGGAGAACGAGCACCTGGACTTCTTCTGGCTGCCGCACACCGACACCTGCCTGACCAAGCGGAACAACCGGAGCCCCGGACCGGCGGACCCACCGGGCGCGTTCCGGCACTGGCTGGACAACAGGTTCCTGGAGAACACCTTGTTCGGCGCGTTGTGCGGGATCGGCGGGCGGTTCCCGGGCGCCGTCCCCCGGCTCAACGCGATCTCCGCGGCGGCGCTGTCGGCCTCCACCCACACCGACGCCTCCTACAAGATCTTCACGAGCGTGCGGGACGTGCGATTCCTGGAGATGGAGTACGCCATCGCGCGCGAGCACCTCGGCCAGGCGCTCCGCGAGACCCGTGATCTCATCGAGCGACGGGACTGGAAGATCACCTTCCCGATCGAGGTGCGGGTCACCCCGGCGAGCGACGCGTGGCTGTCCACCGCCTACGGCAGGGACTCGGCCTATGTCGCCTGCCACGTCTACCGGCCGACGCCGAACCCCGCCTACTTCGAGGGCGTCGAAGAGATCATGACCAGGCTGGGCGGGCGCCCGCACTGGGGCAAGCTCCACACCCGTGACGCGTCCTACCTGGCCACGGTCTACCCCAGGTTCGGCGACTTCTCGGCGCTGCGGGACCGGCTGGACCCGCGGCGGATCTTCGCCAACGACTACCTGGACACCGTCCTGGGCTGA
- the sepH gene encoding septation protein SepH → MQELRLVAVSEDGTYLVLATAGRGTRFTLPVDDRLRAAVRGNFSRLGQYEIEVESPLRPKEIQARIRAGETAEEIAATAGIPVERVRWFEGPVLQEREYMAQQAQRCAVRLPGDSAPGPTLGDLVAERLTRRGVPADEIEWDSAKRDDNLWRIKLGFVWNGHSRNAEWIFDPRRRHITPHDDEAMRLSAGEYVEPVEDSIVTPFVPRVAKLAPVPPLAPEPLNQPPVSFPSVVRAEPPPPTPTAPAKPAFAQPEAPAASVQPEAPAVYEQPPMPPIPPGYEPPKISVPPLRAPDQPGYGPVRTPEPVRTPEPVRTPEPTPAAPELPAAWGPVRTPEPERTPEPVRAPEPAAAEGPERTPEPAAAEGPERTPEPTPVPSPPTVAREQAETAGAESETVVVPQVAEASPASEAAPPAEVTPEPARPESVREQSPASGTETAREEESSAHGPAAETAPPQDASIAVPAARVSGDERAPEAEPVEEDTRPADTAAARKAELEKPPAEKPSEQPKPAPAPARPAKKARGRRASVPTWDEIMFGARRQD, encoded by the coding sequence ATGCAGGAGCTCCGACTCGTCGCGGTGAGTGAGGACGGGACCTATCTCGTGCTGGCGACAGCCGGCCGGGGGACCCGGTTCACGCTGCCCGTCGACGACCGGCTCCGTGCTGCCGTCCGCGGCAACTTCTCCCGTCTCGGCCAGTACGAGATCGAAGTGGAGAGTCCGTTGCGCCCCAAGGAGATCCAGGCCCGGATCCGTGCCGGCGAGACCGCAGAGGAGATCGCCGCCACGGCGGGTATCCCGGTCGAGCGGGTGCGGTGGTTCGAGGGCCCCGTGCTCCAGGAACGTGAGTACATGGCTCAGCAGGCGCAACGCTGCGCCGTGCGACTGCCGGGCGACTCCGCTCCCGGTCCCACCCTCGGCGACCTGGTCGCCGAGCGGCTGACCCGTCGCGGCGTGCCCGCGGACGAGATCGAATGGGACTCCGCCAAACGGGACGACAACCTGTGGCGGATCAAGCTCGGTTTCGTTTGGAACGGTCACAGCCGCAACGCCGAATGGATCTTCGATCCGCGCCGGCGTCACATCACACCACACGACGACGAGGCCATGCGCCTGTCCGCCGGCGAATACGTCGAGCCGGTCGAGGACTCCATCGTCACGCCGTTCGTGCCGCGCGTGGCCAAGCTCGCGCCGGTGCCGCCGCTGGCACCCGAACCGCTGAACCAGCCGCCGGTCTCGTTCCCCTCGGTGGTGCGCGCCGAGCCGCCGCCCCCGACTCCGACGGCCCCGGCCAAGCCCGCGTTCGCCCAGCCCGAGGCTCCTGCGGCCTCCGTCCAGCCCGAGGCTCCGGCCGTCTACGAGCAGCCGCCGATGCCGCCGATCCCGCCGGGATACGAGCCTCCCAAGATCTCGGTGCCACCGCTGCGCGCCCCGGACCAGCCCGGATACGGGCCGGTCAGGACGCCCGAGCCGGTCAGGACGCCCGAGCCGGTCAGGACGCCCGAGCCCACACCGGCCGCGCCCGAACTCCCCGCCGCGTGGGGACCGGTCAGGACGCCCGAGCCGGAAAGGACACCGGAGCCGGTCAGGGCGCCCGAGCCCGCCGCCGCGGAGGGACCGGAGAGGACGCCCGAGCCCGCCGCCGCGGAGGGACCGGAGAGGACGCCCGAGCCCACGCCGGTCCCGTCACCGCCCACCGTCGCGCGCGAGCAGGCCGAGACTGCCGGCGCCGAGTCCGAAACCGTCGTCGTCCCGCAGGTCGCCGAGGCCTCCCCGGCGTCCGAGGCGGCTCCCCCGGCCGAGGTCACGCCCGAGCCGGCACGGCCCGAGTCCGTCCGGGAGCAGTCCCCCGCTTCCGGGACGGAGACCGCGCGCGAGGAGGAGTCCTCCGCCCACGGGCCCGCGGCCGAGACGGCACCGCCTCAGGACGCCTCGATAGCCGTGCCCGCGGCACGTGTCAGCGGAGACGAGCGGGCGCCCGAGGCCGAGCCGGTCGAGGAGGACACGCGACCGGCGGACACGGCGGCGGCGCGGAAGGCCGAACTCGAAAAGCCTCCGGCGGAGAAGCCCTCGGAGCAGCCGAAACCGGCGCCGGCACCGGCACGTCCCGCGAAGAAGGCCCGGGGACGGCGCGCGTCGGTGCCGACCTGGGACGAGATCATGTTCGGCGCCCGCCGCCAGGACTGA
- a CDS encoding ATP-binding cassette domain-containing protein has translation MRYAIQAEGLVKRYGETRALDGVDLAVPQGRLLGVLGPNGAGKTTAVRILATLLRPDEGTASVGGFDVTGQAHQVRSLIGLTGQYAGVDETLTGVENLVMIGRLLDLSRVDARARAAELLERFELTGAGSRAAKTYSGGMRRRLDLAASLVGRPQVLFLDEPTTGLDPRSRTELWSVVRDLMADGVTVLLTTQYLEEADQLADDIVVFDHGRVIASGTSDELKATTGAQVLEVRPLRAEHLDLVVQVVTDVVGDVPGVSGGKIVAAVHDPAVVPAIVRRLDDLGVVASEISLRKSSLDEVFLALTGHPAEDRPTDNREEVFA, from the coding sequence ATGCGATATGCCATCCAGGCAGAGGGTCTGGTGAAGCGGTACGGGGAGACCCGCGCGCTCGACGGGGTCGACCTCGCCGTGCCGCAGGGACGGCTGCTCGGTGTGCTGGGCCCGAACGGGGCCGGCAAGACCACCGCCGTGCGGATCCTGGCGACGCTGCTCCGCCCCGACGAGGGCACGGCCTCGGTCGGCGGGTTCGACGTGACCGGCCAGGCCCACCAGGTGCGGTCGCTGATCGGCCTCACGGGGCAGTACGCCGGGGTCGACGAGACTCTCACCGGGGTGGAGAACCTGGTGATGATCGGCCGCCTGCTCGATCTGTCCCGGGTGGACGCCAGGGCCCGGGCCGCCGAGCTGCTGGAGCGGTTCGAGCTGACCGGCGCCGGGAGCCGGGCGGCCAAGACCTACTCGGGCGGCATGCGCCGCCGTCTCGACCTGGCGGCCAGCCTGGTCGGGCGGCCCCAGGTGCTGTTCCTCGACGAGCCGACCACCGGCCTCGACCCGCGCAGCCGCACCGAACTGTGGAGCGTGGTGCGCGATCTCATGGCCGACGGGGTCACGGTGCTGCTCACCACCCAGTATCTGGAGGAGGCCGACCAGCTCGCCGACGACATCGTGGTGTTCGACCACGGCAGGGTGATCGCCTCGGGCACCTCCGACGAGCTGAAGGCGACCACGGGGGCGCAGGTCCTGGAGGTCCGGCCGCTCCGGGCGGAGCACCTGGACCTGGTCGTCCAGGTCGTCACCGACGTCGTCGGCGACGTCCCCGGCGTGTCCGGCGGGAAGATCGTGGCGGCCGTGCACGACCCCGCGGTGGTGCCGGCGATCGTACGACGGCTGGACGACCTCGGAGTCGTCGCCTCCGAGATCTCGCTCCGCAAGTCCAGCCTCGACGAGGTGTTCCTCGCCCTGACCGGCCACCCCGCCGAGGACAGACCCACCGACAACAGAGAAGAGGTGTTCGCGTGA
- a CDS encoding PH domain-containing protein, whose amino-acid sequence MTESPDDRRPHGEPGVREGRAEPPFQNPPPVAPEGGTGPPWPPAVPEGVQTVPGGQGYGPPPFSPALRLSPKVLLTDPIRMLPSLVLPLAGVLFLGGFSPSSFGWAAFGVVGSVLYATIRWATFTYKVVGDRLELTRALVSRSVRTIPLERIRGVDVSNPPLHRVLGIAVLRIDTGAGGDKQEGELDGVTVEEAERLKAVLLWHARARMARRAQAQGAAGAPDPTVPVGDPSADPLTASGVPVGTADPLTARHEVGETTPERVFFVVPRRWLAYGPLSGAYLLTPFALVAGAVGLLFQWGSELRIDGRVVVSAGEWLWGHPVLLVVALVLLVLAMPVAGMVMYAVFNWNFTLRGREGYLVAERGLLTRRSVSLERRRVRGFELVEGLAERGAGFGRAWAIVTGLGDSETRGQLMPVSPRAVVLDVVGEAIGPIATGLRAHPVAARRRRLFRAVFPWLVIALCAAAATVWSPLWWGLAVPALILAVLGVPLGLDRYRSLGHTYDGARLSVRSGSLRRSQAVVEERALVGWTLRQTWFQRRAGLLTVVAGVGAGTGGYEAIDVGETEGVAFAAEVTPGWLAPFVADGRL is encoded by the coding sequence GTGACCGAGTCTCCCGACGACCGTCGTCCCCACGGGGAGCCGGGCGTCCGCGAGGGCCGCGCGGAGCCGCCCTTCCAGAACCCCCCGCCGGTCGCACCCGAAGGTGGAACCGGACCCCCGTGGCCGCCGGCCGTTCCGGAGGGTGTCCAGACCGTGCCCGGCGGTCAGGGGTACGGCCCGCCGCCCTTCAGCCCGGCGTTGCGGCTCAGCCCCAAGGTGCTGCTGACGGATCCGATCCGGATGCTGCCCTCGCTCGTCCTTCCGCTGGCGGGCGTCCTGTTCCTCGGCGGGTTCTCACCGAGTTCGTTCGGATGGGCGGCCTTCGGCGTCGTGGGGTCGGTCCTCTACGCCACCATCCGCTGGGCGACCTTCACCTACAAGGTCGTCGGCGACAGGCTGGAGCTCACCAGGGCACTGGTGAGCAGGTCGGTGCGGACGATTCCGCTGGAGCGCATCCGCGGCGTCGACGTCAGCAACCCGCCGCTGCACCGCGTGCTCGGCATCGCCGTGCTCAGGATCGACACCGGGGCGGGCGGCGACAAGCAGGAGGGCGAGCTTGACGGGGTGACCGTCGAGGAGGCGGAACGGCTCAAGGCCGTGCTCCTCTGGCATGCCCGGGCCCGGATGGCCCGGCGCGCCCAGGCGCAGGGGGCGGCCGGCGCACCGGACCCCACCGTGCCGGTGGGCGACCCGTCCGCCGATCCGCTCACCGCCTCCGGCGTGCCGGTGGGAACGGCGGATCCCCTGACGGCCCGCCACGAGGTCGGCGAGACGACCCCCGAGCGGGTGTTCTTCGTGGTGCCGCGCAGATGGCTTGCCTACGGACCCTTGTCGGGCGCCTACCTGCTGACCCCGTTCGCGCTGGTGGCCGGTGCCGTGGGCCTGCTGTTCCAGTGGGGCTCGGAGCTCAGGATCGACGGGCGGGTCGTGGTGAGCGCGGGGGAGTGGCTCTGGGGCCATCCCGTTCTTCTCGTCGTCGCGCTGGTGCTGCTGGTGCTCGCCATGCCGGTCGCCGGCATGGTCATGTACGCCGTGTTCAACTGGAATTTCACCCTGCGTGGCAGAGAGGGCTACCTCGTCGCCGAGCGGGGCCTGCTCACCCGCCGGAGCGTGTCTCTGGAACGGCGCAGGGTGCGCGGGTTCGAGCTGGTCGAGGGACTGGCCGAGCGCGGCGCGGGGTTCGGCCGCGCGTGGGCGATCGTGACGGGTCTCGGCGACTCGGAGACCCGGGGCCAGCTGATGCCCGTGTCTCCCCGCGCCGTCGTGCTCGACGTGGTGGGTGAGGCGATCGGCCCGATCGCCACCGGGCTGCGCGCGCACCCGGTGGCGGCGCGCAGACGCCGGCTGTTCCGGGCGGTCTTCCCGTGGCTGGTGATCGCCCTCTGCGCGGCGGCGGCCACGGTGTGGTCGCCGCTCTGGTGGGGGCTCGCGGTGCCGGCTCTGATCCTCGCGGTGCTGGGCGTCCCGCTCGGCCTGGACCGCTACCGGTCCCTCGGCCACACCTACGACGGGGCCCGTCTGTCGGTCCGGTCGGGGTCGCTGCGCCGCTCCCAGGCCGTGGTGGAGGAGCGGGCCCTGGTCGGGTGGACCCTGCGGCAGACGTGGTTCCAGCGCCGTGCCGGCCTGCTGACCGTGGTCGCCGGGGTGGGCGCGGGCACCGGAGGCTACGAGGCGATCGACGTCGGCGAGACCGAGGGCGTGGCCTTCGCCGCCGAGGTGACGCCTGGCTGGCTCGCCCCGTTCGTCGCGGACGGACGGCTCTGA